From the genome of Brevundimonas sp. NIBR11:
TCTTCGCGCTGGACGAAACGGCCGACCCGGATCTGGCCATGCTTCGAGAGGAGTTCGATGAGCCGCATGTGCGCGAATTCATCCGCGACAAGGGCGGCCGGGTGACCCTGGCCATCCATCAGTGCCGCAAGCCCGTGATCGCCGCGATCAACGGCGCGGCCGTTGGCGTGGGCGCGACCATGTCCCTGGCGATGGATTTCCGCATGGCCTCGACGGCGGCTCGGATGGGCTTCGTCTTCGCGCGACTGGGCGTCGTGCCTGAGGCCTGTTCGACCTTCTTCCTGCCCCGTCTGGTCGGGATGCAGCAGGCGCTGGAATGGTGCCTGACAGGCGACATCTTCGACGCCGAGACCGGCAGGGCGGCAGGTCTGATCCGGTCGGTGCACGAGCCGGATCAGTTGCTGGCCGAAGCCGAAGCCTTCGCGCGCCGCCTGATCAAGGGATCGCCCGCCGCCACGGCCGTGACGCGTCAGATGCTGCGCCGGAACGCCTCTCTGCCCGATCCGGTCGAGGCGCATCTGATCGAGACCCTCGCCATGTTCGACCTCAGCCGCTCAGACGGCAAAGAGGGCGTCGCCGCCTTCTTGGAGAAGCGGAAGCCGGTGTTCACCAACAAGGCCAGCGCCCTGCCCGGCCGTCTGGAAGACCTGTTCTCCTAAGACTCAGACCAGCCGGCTCTGCACCACGGCCGCCTCGATGAAGCTGGCGAACAGGGGGTGGGGCTTGAAGGGCCGGCTCTTCAGTTCCGGGTGGTACTGGACGCCGATGAACCACGGGTGGTCGGTGCGCTCGACCGTCTCGGGCAGGACGCCGTCGGGCGAAAGGCCGGCAAAGACCAGTCCCTTGTCCTCGATGGCCTCGCGATAGTTGATGTTGACCTCGTAGCGGTGGCGGTGCCGCTCGCTGATGGCGGTCGAGCCGTAGATCGCCGCGATCTTCGAACCCGGCGCCAAGGTCGAATCATAGGCGCCCAGACGCATGGTGCCGCCCAGGTCGCCGCCCTGCTGGCGCAGGACCCGCTGGTTGCCTTGCGTCCATTCGGTCATCAGGCCCACGACCGGCTCGTCGGTCGGGCCGAACTCGGTGGAGGAGGCTTTCGGGAAGCCGGCCTGGTTCCGGGCCGCTTCGATCACCGCCATCTGCATGCCGAAGCAGATGCCGAAATAAGGAATGTTGCGTTCGCGGGCGAAGCGGGCCGCCTCGATCTTGCCCTCGGCCCCACGCTCGCCGAAGCCGCCGGGGACAAGGACCGCGTGGGCGCCCTGGAGCCGATCCTCACAGGCCTGCCGGTCGCCCTCGAAGGTGTCGGCCTCGACCCAGTCGATGTTGACCTTGACCTGATTGGCGACGCCGCCGTGATGCAGGGCTTCGATCAGCGATTTGTAGGCGTCCTTCAGCACCGTGTATTTGCCGACCACGGCGACCGTGACCTCTCCATCGGGCTGCAGGCGGCGACGGACGATCTCGTTCCAGCCCGTCAGGTCGGGCTGGGGCGCATCGATGATGCCGAAGTGAGCCAGAACCTCGGTGTCCAGCCCCTCGCGGTGATAATCCAGCGGCACGGCGTAGATGTCGGCCGAATCCATCGCCTGGATGACGCCGCTCTCCCGCACGTTGCAGAACAGACCGATCTTGCGCTTCTCGTCGGCCGGAATCGGCTGTTCGCAGCGGCACAGCAGGATGTCCGGCTGGATGCCGATGGAGCGCAGCTCCTTCACCGAATGCTGCGTCGGCTTGGTCTTCATCTCCCCGGCGGTCTTGATGAACGGCAGCAGGGTCAGATGAACGAAGCAGGACTGGCCACGCGGAAGGTCCTGACCCAGCTGGCGGATGGCCTCGAAGAAGGGCAGCCCCTCGATGTCCCCGACCGTGCCGCCGATCTCGACCAGGACGAA
Proteins encoded in this window:
- a CDS encoding crotonase/enoyl-CoA hydratase family protein; this encodes MSTLQLDLDDRILWIRLNRPDQLNAFDVAMGDELEAAFRDASRNDDVGAVIVTGNGKAFCAGADLTREGNVFALDETADPDLAMLREEFDEPHVREFIRDKGGRVTLAIHQCRKPVIAAINGAAVGVGATMSLAMDFRMASTAARMGFVFARLGVVPEACSTFFLPRLVGMQQALEWCLTGDIFDAETGRAAGLIRSVHEPDQLLAEAEAFARRLIKGSPAATAVTRQMLRRNASLPDPVEAHLIETLAMFDLSRSDGKEGVAAFLEKRKPVFTNKASALPGRLEDLFS
- a CDS encoding CTP synthase, with translation MARYVFITGGVVSSLGKGLASAALGALLQARGYKVRLRKLDPYLNVDPGTMSPYQHGEVFVTDDGAETDLDLGHYERFTGVSAAKSDNITTGRIYSTILEKERRGDYLGATVQVIPHVTDQIKSFCLTPALTDEGENVDFVLVEIGGTVGDIEGLPFFEAIRQLGQDLPRGQSCFVHLTLLPFIKTAGEMKTKPTQHSVKELRSIGIQPDILLCRCEQPIPADEKRKIGLFCNVRESGVIQAMDSADIYAVPLDYHREGLDTEVLAHFGIIDAPQPDLTGWNEIVRRRLQPDGEVTVAVVGKYTVLKDAYKSLIEALHHGGVANQVKVNIDWVEADTFEGDRQACEDRLQGAHAVLVPGGFGERGAEGKIEAARFARERNIPYFGICFGMQMAVIEAARNQAGFPKASSTEFGPTDEPVVGLMTEWTQGNQRVLRQQGGDLGGTMRLGAYDSTLAPGSKIAAIYGSTAISERHRHRYEVNINYREAIEDKGLVFAGLSPDGVLPETVERTDHPWFIGVQYHPELKSRPFKPHPLFASFIEAAVVQSRLV